The genomic window GGTCGCCCTCGGTGGACTTCTGTACGAGCGCGGTGAGGGCCATGGCCTCCCACACGTCGAGGGAGTTGTTGGAGGCGGCCCCGTCCGTGGCGAGCCCCACGGGGACGCCGATACGGCGCAGGGCCCGCACCGGCGTCGTGGGCCAGGCGAACTTCAGATAGCCGCGGGGCGCGGTCGCGACGGCCACCGGCCCGGTCGCCCGCTCCAGCACCGGAAGGTCGCGCTCGACGATCCCGGTGCCGTGCGCGATGAGGACACCCGCGTCGACGCCGAGCAGCCCGGTGCGCTCCAGGACCTCGATGGGGGTGACGCCGTGCCGGGCGAGGCTGTTGTCGGTCTGGTCGCGGCTCTCCGAGGCGTGCAGATGCACGGGAAGGCCGTGCTCGCGGGCGAGGTCGGCGGTCGCGGCGAGGTCGCCGTCCTCGACGGTGTAGGGGGCGTGCGGGGCGAGCGCGGTGGTGATACGGCCACCGGCCGCGCCCCGGTGCCGCAGCGCGAACTCCAGGGACCTCGCCCGGCCTTCGGGCCCCTGCGACGAGAAGAAGGCCTCCCCCAGATGTGCCCGCATCCCGGTCTCCTCGACCACGGCGGCGACCTTGTCCATGGAGAAGTAGTGGTCGGCGAAGCACGTCACCCCGCCCCGGATCATCTCCGCGCAGGCCAGCCTGGCCCCCAGCGCCACGTCCTTCGCCGTCAGGTTGGACTCGACGGGCCAGATGACGTCGTTGAACCACTCCTCCGCCGGCAGGTCCTCCGCGATGCCGCGCAGCGCCACCATCGGGGAGTGCGTATGACAGTTGATCAGCCCCGGCATCGCGACCTGGCCGCGCGCGTCGATGCGTTCCGCCGTGGCCACCGGAGCGGTCTCCTCCGCCGGCCCGATGCTTGCGATCACCCCGTCCCGTACGACGATCGCCGCGTCCTCGACGAAGTCGACGCCCTCGCGTTCGTCGTGGACGAGGGCGGTGCAGCCGGTGATGACGAGATCGGCGGCAGACGTGGACGAAGTCATGGCGGAGGACGGAGACGGCGTCATGCCGTCACGCTACGACGATGACGTGCTCGGAAGGGGTGCGAACCAGGCATCCGGT from Streptomyces sp. DSM 40750 includes these protein-coding regions:
- a CDS encoding amidohydrolase, translating into MTPSPSSAMTSSTSAADLVITGCTALVHDEREGVDFVEDAAIVVRDGVIASIGPAEETAPVATAERIDARGQVAMPGLINCHTHSPMVALRGIAEDLPAEEWFNDVIWPVESNLTAKDVALGARLACAEMIRGGVTCFADHYFSMDKVAAVVEETGMRAHLGEAFFSSQGPEGRARSLEFALRHRGAAGGRITTALAPHAPYTVEDGDLAATADLAREHGLPVHLHASESRDQTDNSLARHGVTPIEVLERTGLLGVDAGVLIAHGTGIVERDLPVLERATGPVAVATAPRGYLKFAWPTTPVRALRRIGVPVGLATDGAASNNSLDVWEAMALTALVQKSTEGDPRWLTSRQALHHATLQSARAVGLGERVGSLAPGLRADIVLVDLSGPHTQPVHDLAATLVHSARSADVRTTIVDGRVLMRDRELLTIDVPATVRELEDRLAALTDRSHGGRIQEYDKPPE